In a genomic window of Streptomyces sp. BHT-5-2:
- a CDS encoding transposase produces the protein MTFAEQVPGLTVRYQRRTPQLQRLVEAVGVVLAGRGGARMLRILNVTLSRCTVLSQLMRVPLPPLEAPRVLGVDDFALYGGIYGTLLVDATTRLPLTLWEGRDAEQLSQWLRKHPGVEVACRDGSLTYRQGITVGAPDAVQVSDLFHLWQGLSRRVQDIASTHRGCLPAALPPVSATDTAPVEETAEDAAADTRAGRHARRLFEAVHALTHTGRSHSSVARELGLDRRTVRKYARARTWQEVMRRPPLKSSTLDPYRGYLQQRWDEGEHNAMVLHEELRNKGYLGHYSA, from the coding sequence GTGACCTTCGCCGAGCAGGTGCCAGGGCTGACCGTGCGTTACCAGCGGCGCACACCACAGTTGCAGCGCCTGGTAGAGGCCGTCGGTGTGGTGCTGGCCGGCCGGGGTGGTGCCCGGATGCTGCGGATCCTGAACGTCACGCTCTCGCGGTGCACCGTTCTGTCTCAGCTGATGCGGGTGCCGCTTCCGCCACTGGAGGCACCCCGGGTGCTGGGGGTGGATGACTTCGCGCTCTACGGTGGCATCTACGGAACCCTCCTGGTCGACGCAACCACCCGGCTCCCGCTCACACTCTGGGAGGGACGCGACGCGGAACAGCTCAGCCAGTGGCTCCGCAAGCACCCAGGTGTCGAGGTCGCCTGCCGCGACGGCTCCCTCACCTACCGGCAGGGCATCACAGTTGGTGCCCCCGACGCAGTGCAGGTCAGCGACCTTTTCCACCTCTGGCAGGGACTCTCCCGCCGCGTCCAGGACATCGCCTCCACCCACCGCGGCTGCCTTCCCGCAGCACTGCCCCCGGTTAGCGCGACCGACACCGCCCCGGTCGAGGAGACTGCCGAGGACGCCGCGGCGGACACCCGGGCCGGGCGCCATGCCCGAAGGTTGTTCGAGGCCGTACATGCGTTGACCCACACCGGCCGGAGCCACAGCTCCGTGGCCCGGGAGCTCGGCCTGGACCGCCGCACGGTGCGCAAGTACGCCCGAGCCCGCACCTGGCAGGAAGTGATGCGCCGCCCGCCCCTCAAGTCCTCCACCCTGGACCCCTACCGCGGCTACCTGCAACAACGCTGGGACGAGGGCGAACACAACGCGATGGTTCTCCACGAGGAACTCCGCAACAAGGGCTACCTCGGGCACTACAGCGCGTGA
- a CDS encoding amino acid adenylation domain-containing protein, producing MSTFVERDAVEVVVAAQWFRILGSTPESLDTNFFDSGGNSLAAARLTTALCKAFHTDFPVQVVFDAQTFRGISDWIRRGIPASGKRLVTLNDKGDGIPLLLLPSGGGGVIGLQRLGGAPLNRQVFGLQALGLDPRDGLPFTNLDEMIADFVRVVEESAVPRTLHLAGYCAGGVFAYELARALRTRGWDVVSVSLFNTSLYRRPLILDEMIEERLTGIASSMGLELAADEVDAEHVFHALKTRGTDILEADLASFEARLRVYGSLWIAVTGYQPQLQDVPVRLFNAADRYDPADLALMTGEDRDWSDLGFADFRSFEVEVSHRDMLRHEPTLHSIERSLAELDGAANWQIPSRPAPTRTRTRREVSPSGEPGLDSDALLALGRGTDLPEADRTPVHELVAEHMRTHPERSAVSCGVSTITYGQLNAWATQIASELTMAGVTQGCRVGVLAEPSIAMVATVIGILRCGAAYVPVDVAHPDRRIETVLSDAGVAALVVTTSTQRRPVAPSLPRVCAEYAYHSEEAATDTATGLGPVDPATGRTHLARGPVRVAADDIAYLIYTSGSTGEPKGVLVGHGELAASTHARRAVYPGVPVFLLVSPLAFDSSVAGIWGTLTAGGQLIVATAEEVRDPHLLARLIARHGVTHLLCVPSLYSVVLDAAEHTGTDGMSTLDTVIVAGEPLPEELVERHFALHTGLVALVNEYGPTEATVWASYARFEAPGPVSIGRPVPGARLYVLDEELRPLPLGAKGELYIGGAGVSRGYHGRPEATASVFLNDPFTGQDGARMYRTGDLVRWNSDGTLDFVGRSDHQVKVRGHRVELGAVETHLASLPGVREAVVILNAAGTGLLAFARASRSPAPDATELRGQMAERLPAPMVPEQIVVLESFPRTVNGKVDRAALQEHLTSA from the coding sequence ATGTCGACCTTCGTCGAGCGCGACGCTGTGGAAGTAGTCGTCGCAGCCCAGTGGTTCCGCATTCTCGGCTCAACTCCCGAATCCCTCGACACGAACTTCTTCGACTCCGGGGGCAATTCACTGGCGGCCGCCCGTCTTACCACCGCCCTGTGCAAGGCGTTCCACACCGACTTCCCCGTCCAGGTCGTCTTCGACGCACAGACGTTCCGCGGTATCAGCGACTGGATCAGGCGAGGCATTCCGGCTTCCGGCAAGCGGCTGGTGACGCTGAACGACAAGGGCGACGGGATACCTCTGCTTCTGCTGCCTTCCGGTGGCGGAGGAGTCATCGGCTTGCAGCGCCTCGGCGGTGCGCCACTCAACCGCCAAGTGTTCGGGCTTCAGGCACTCGGGCTGGACCCGCGGGACGGCTTGCCGTTCACGAACCTTGACGAGATGATCGCGGACTTCGTGCGAGTGGTGGAGGAATCCGCGGTGCCGCGCACCCTGCACCTCGCCGGGTACTGCGCGGGCGGCGTCTTCGCCTACGAGTTGGCACGAGCCCTGCGCACACGGGGCTGGGACGTCGTATCCGTCTCGCTGTTCAACACCTCCCTCTACCGCCGTCCGCTGATCCTCGACGAGATGATTGAGGAGCGCCTCACAGGCATAGCCTCGTCGATGGGGCTGGAGCTGGCCGCGGACGAAGTCGATGCCGAGCATGTCTTTCACGCGCTCAAGACCAGGGGCACCGACATCCTGGAGGCCGACCTCGCCTCGTTCGAGGCCCGCTTGCGCGTCTACGGATCTCTCTGGATTGCGGTTACGGGGTACCAGCCCCAGCTTCAGGACGTTCCCGTACGGCTGTTCAACGCGGCGGATCGCTACGACCCGGCGGACCTGGCTCTCATGACAGGAGAGGACCGAGACTGGTCCGATCTGGGTTTCGCCGACTTCCGTAGTTTCGAGGTCGAGGTGAGCCACCGGGACATGCTGCGGCATGAGCCGACGCTGCATTCCATCGAACGTTCCCTCGCGGAACTCGACGGCGCGGCGAACTGGCAAATTCCCTCCCGGCCCGCACCCACACGAACACGGACACGCCGCGAGGTGTCCCCCAGCGGCGAGCCCGGCCTGGACTCCGATGCGCTCCTCGCCCTCGGCCGCGGCACCGACCTTCCCGAAGCGGACCGGACTCCCGTCCACGAACTCGTCGCAGAGCACATGCGTACCCACCCGGAACGCTCGGCCGTGAGCTGTGGCGTGAGCACCATCACCTACGGACAGCTGAATGCCTGGGCAACTCAAATCGCCTCCGAACTGACCATGGCGGGTGTCACGCAAGGGTGTCGTGTCGGCGTACTGGCCGAGCCCTCGATCGCCATGGTGGCTACAGTCATCGGCATCCTGCGATGCGGCGCTGCCTACGTCCCGGTAGACGTGGCCCACCCCGACCGGCGTATCGAGACGGTGTTGTCCGACGCCGGCGTCGCGGCACTAGTGGTGACCACGTCCACGCAACGGCGGCCGGTCGCCCCGTCACTTCCTCGCGTTTGTGCAGAGTACGCATACCACTCCGAGGAGGCTGCGACTGATACGGCCACCGGACTTGGGCCAGTTGATCCAGCTACAGGTCGAACGCACCTCGCTCGGGGCCCTGTGCGCGTGGCGGCAGACGACATCGCGTACCTGATCTACACCTCGGGTAGCACGGGCGAGCCTAAGGGTGTCCTCGTCGGTCACGGCGAACTCGCCGCGTCCACCCATGCGCGCCGTGCCGTTTACCCAGGGGTGCCGGTCTTTCTGCTCGTGTCGCCGCTGGCCTTCGACTCCTCCGTGGCCGGGATCTGGGGGACGCTCACCGCAGGCGGCCAACTGATCGTCGCCACGGCCGAGGAGGTGCGCGACCCGCATCTCCTGGCTCGATTGATCGCCCGCCACGGCGTGACGCATCTGTTGTGCGTGCCCTCCCTGTACTCGGTTGTCCTGGACGCGGCAGAGCACACCGGCACCGACGGGATGAGCACGCTCGACACAGTGATCGTGGCCGGCGAGCCGCTGCCCGAGGAGCTGGTCGAACGCCACTTCGCACTGCACACGGGGCTCGTGGCTCTGGTGAACGAGTACGGTCCGACGGAGGCCACGGTGTGGGCGAGCTACGCCCGATTCGAGGCTCCCGGTCCGGTCTCCATCGGGCGCCCGGTACCGGGCGCCCGACTGTACGTGCTCGATGAGGAGCTCCGTCCCCTGCCGCTCGGCGCCAAGGGTGAGCTTTACATCGGCGGCGCCGGGGTGTCCCGCGGATACCACGGACGTCCCGAGGCGACGGCGAGCGTGTTCCTCAACGACCCGTTCACCGGTCAGGACGGCGCGCGGATGTACCGGACGGGCGACCTCGTCCGCTGGAACTCCGACGGGACACTCGACTTCGTTGGACGAAGCGACCATCAGGTCAAGGTCCGTGGGCACCGCGTCGAACTCGGCGCTGTGGAAACGCATCTGGCTTCACTCCCCGGAGTACGCGAAGCCGTCGTCATACTCAACGCCGCCGGGACCGGACTGCTCGCTTTCGCTCGTGCGTCCCGGTCGCCGGCTCCCGATGCCACAGAACTGCGCGGGCAGATGGCAGAGCGACTGCCCGCCCCCATGGTGCCGGAGCAGATCGTCGTGCTGGAGAGCTTCCCCCGCACGGTCAACGGCAAGGTCGACAGGGCCGCGCTGCAGGAACACCTCACCTCCGCGTAG
- a CDS encoding MFS transporter, which translates to MTSTETPQSDLVPLRRNWRFQGYWLGTTVGAIGTSISLLVYPLLALSLTGSALLAGLLAATQPATAVLLGIPVGALADRFSRRNLLLVSEALRTLVTVGVLCFVLMGGVDIVGLFAGAVTLGVAGAIGMPVRRLALRSIVPPEQLRQAMSQDEVRVNIAMLTGPPLAGVLFAVGSAQPFVVVLACFAASMASAFLTRLPTTGQGVGRLTPRALFGGATAGPRILWKDPVLRSVTGLMTLENFIFAALNLILINYFQKKGVDAQVIGLALSGEAVGYLTGAALVARLHQKFRPGILLLGVVWISLIMTATLLFPASPVRVFFLLFAISMGKPALYVLIDVIVFHQVDDAVRGRVISGSFTVLSVGAPLGSAAAGLLLGHLAHHAAIALLCLILLVPLGAATTSSKLRSAHWPA; encoded by the coding sequence ATGACCAGTACTGAAACGCCGCAAAGCGACCTTGTGCCGCTGCGGAGGAACTGGAGATTCCAGGGCTATTGGCTGGGTACCACCGTCGGAGCCATCGGGACATCGATCTCTCTCCTTGTCTATCCGCTGCTGGCCCTTTCGCTGACTGGATCAGCCCTGCTGGCAGGACTTTTAGCGGCGACCCAGCCGGCAACGGCCGTGCTGCTCGGCATCCCGGTCGGTGCGCTTGCCGACCGTTTCAGCCGGCGCAACCTTCTGTTGGTGTCCGAAGCTCTGAGAACGCTGGTGACCGTGGGTGTTCTCTGCTTCGTACTCATGGGTGGTGTGGACATCGTTGGCCTCTTCGCCGGGGCTGTCACGCTTGGCGTGGCGGGTGCCATCGGGATGCCGGTAAGGCGCCTCGCCTTGCGTTCCATCGTCCCTCCCGAGCAACTGAGGCAGGCGATGAGTCAGGATGAGGTGCGGGTCAACATCGCCATGCTCACCGGCCCTCCGCTCGCAGGTGTCCTGTTCGCGGTGGGATCTGCGCAGCCTTTCGTGGTGGTCCTGGCGTGCTTCGCGGCATCCATGGCCTCCGCGTTTCTGACCCGCCTTCCAACGACCGGGCAGGGAGTCGGCCGACTGACCCCACGTGCCCTCTTCGGAGGGGCGACGGCCGGCCCGCGCATTCTGTGGAAGGACCCGGTTCTGCGGTCCGTCACGGGGCTGATGACGCTGGAGAATTTCATCTTCGCCGCCCTCAACCTGATACTGATCAATTACTTCCAGAAGAAGGGTGTCGACGCGCAGGTCATCGGCCTGGCTCTTTCCGGAGAAGCGGTCGGCTATCTGACTGGTGCAGCACTCGTGGCGCGTCTGCACCAAAAATTCCGTCCGGGTATCCTCCTCCTCGGCGTGGTGTGGATCTCGCTGATCATGACCGCCACTCTGCTCTTCCCCGCTTCGCCGGTCAGAGTGTTCTTTTTGCTCTTCGCCATATCAATGGGGAAGCCAGCGCTTTACGTCCTGATCGACGTCATCGTCTTCCATCAGGTGGACGACGCCGTACGTGGGCGAGTCATCTCCGGCAGCTTCACCGTCCTTTCTGTCGGTGCGCCGCTCGGAAGCGCCGCTGCGGGGCTCCTGCTCGGCCACCTCGCCCACCACGCCGCGATCGCCCTGTTGTGCCTGATCCTCCTCGTTCCCCTGGGCGCGGCGACCACCTCCTCGAAACTGCGCAGCGCCCACTGGCCGGCCTGA
- a CDS encoding condensation domain-containing protein codes for MNAEQRQLDALDVSLVEELVCAQAAEVLGHPVSASDNFFSLGGDSVRAGRLVMRLTKALHGRGINDMQDVFEAVDFADLSARIYGRLADATSAPAPEPSLPREQAKPLQPQVDDKGRRQIPLTYSQHRRLQRDADSVGQRIAHHVSRSFHVVGPLDLASLEAACHKLVERHEALRSVFDVDLRNGEHRGYRLSAGDIDCDRLFRVRQVPVGACVEEQVQAEQGVLFDLPTEVKLRVLVLCTGENTATVVVTAEHLVCDGDSFTNLVRDLSALYNSRVGASGDAVALPDIEPRCWAEEESRWHQAMLEDRLTHWRSRLDPLEALPEVRLSGMRDPEVRPTSAAQCHGHLTAGTLDRLRKTCAAESTTLFCGFVAALGLAVLADAGHSVAGMVSPTSGRPEGWQHDVDWFATSVINRFRINTELPVRDVLRSAKQSMAAGLTHSVPLPLLLQHLQLNRDLVQKWRPWLYLALDTSDSSPMRLHGAHVEPVAADVQLALRAGLTIRVEMHPDSGATVLFQYEQEVWPAARAKEFMGTFTRMVSLVSENPADTDVATLLRTYQSASHP; via the coding sequence GTGAACGCAGAACAGCGGCAACTCGATGCCCTCGACGTATCGCTCGTCGAGGAGCTGGTGTGCGCCCAGGCCGCGGAAGTGCTGGGGCACCCCGTCTCCGCATCGGACAACTTCTTCTCCCTGGGCGGTGATTCGGTCCGGGCCGGACGTCTTGTGATGCGGCTGACCAAGGCACTGCACGGCCGTGGCATTAACGACATGCAGGATGTCTTCGAAGCAGTGGACTTCGCCGACCTGTCCGCCCGCATCTACGGACGTCTCGCCGATGCGACTTCCGCCCCTGCACCTGAGCCATCGCTACCAAGGGAGCAGGCAAAGCCCTTGCAGCCGCAGGTGGATGACAAGGGTCGACGGCAGATTCCCCTGACGTATAGTCAGCACCGTAGGCTGCAACGGGATGCCGACTCAGTCGGTCAGCGCATCGCCCATCACGTCTCGCGGTCGTTCCACGTGGTCGGTCCGCTCGACCTTGCCAGTCTTGAGGCCGCCTGCCACAAGCTCGTGGAACGCCACGAGGCCCTGCGTTCCGTCTTCGACGTCGACCTCCGCAACGGCGAGCACCGGGGGTACCGCCTCTCTGCCGGGGACATCGACTGTGACCGTCTCTTTCGGGTTCGTCAGGTGCCCGTCGGCGCATGCGTGGAGGAGCAAGTGCAGGCGGAGCAGGGCGTGCTCTTCGACCTGCCCACTGAGGTGAAGCTCAGGGTGCTCGTGCTCTGCACCGGGGAGAACACGGCCACCGTCGTCGTCACCGCGGAACACCTGGTGTGTGACGGCGACTCTTTCACGAATCTCGTCCGCGACCTCTCGGCTCTGTACAACAGCCGTGTCGGGGCGTCAGGGGACGCTGTAGCCCTCCCGGACATCGAGCCGCGTTGCTGGGCGGAGGAGGAGTCGCGTTGGCACCAGGCGATGCTGGAGGACCGTCTGACGCACTGGCGAAGCCGCCTGGACCCGTTGGAAGCGCTGCCTGAAGTCCGGTTGTCCGGGATGCGGGATCCCGAGGTGCGGCCGACCTCGGCCGCGCAGTGCCACGGTCACCTGACCGCCGGCACCCTCGACAGGCTGCGCAAGACCTGCGCGGCCGAGTCGACGACACTGTTCTGCGGATTCGTAGCCGCTTTGGGTCTGGCCGTGCTTGCTGACGCGGGACACTCGGTGGCGGGCATGGTCAGCCCGACGTCCGGTCGCCCAGAGGGGTGGCAGCATGACGTCGACTGGTTCGCGACCTCCGTCATCAACCGGTTCAGGATCAATACCGAGCTGCCTGTCCGCGACGTCCTCCGCTCGGCAAAGCAGTCCATGGCGGCGGGCCTCACACACTCTGTTCCGCTGCCTCTACTCCTTCAGCATCTCCAGCTGAACAGAGACCTGGTACAGAAGTGGCGGCCATGGCTGTATCTGGCCCTCGATACGAGCGACAGCTCACCGATGCGGCTTCATGGTGCGCACGTCGAGCCTGTGGCTGCCGACGTACAACTGGCTTTGCGGGCAGGGCTGACCATCCGAGTGGAGATGCACCCGGACTCCGGTGCAACCGTCCTGTTCCAGTACGAGCAGGAGGTCTGGCCCGCGGCAAGGGCCAAGGAGTTCATGGGGACGTTCACCAGGATGGTGTCCCTCGTCTCCGAGAACCCCGCGGATACCGATGTGGCCACCCTGCTTCGGACGTACCAGTCGGCAAGTCACCCCTAA